A genomic region of Nostoc sp. UHCC 0702 contains the following coding sequences:
- a CDS encoding phycocyanin subunit beta gives MVLDAFAKVVAQADTRGEYLSTSQLDALSALVADGNKRLDIVNRITSNSSAIVADAVRELFAEQPQLIAPGGNAYTSRRAAACIRDLDIILRYVTYAIFAGDSSILDDRCLNGLRETYLALGTPGASVAVGVNKLKAKAIAIANNTSGITYGDCSSLISELSGYFDKAAAAVA, from the coding sequence ATGGTTCTCGACGCATTTGCAAAAGTAGTTGCTCAAGCTGATACACGCGGTGAATACCTCAGTACTTCTCAATTGGACGCTTTGAGTGCTTTAGTTGCTGATGGCAACAAGCGCTTAGACATCGTTAACCGTATCACCAGCAACTCATCTGCAATAGTTGCTGATGCAGTTCGCGAGTTGTTTGCTGAACAGCCCCAATTGATTGCTCCTGGTGGTAATGCTTACACCAGCCGTAGAGCTGCTGCTTGTATACGCGACTTGGATATTATCTTGCGTTATGTTACATACGCAATTTTCGCTGGAGACTCCAGCATTCTAGATGACCGCTGCTTGAACGGTCTAAGAGAAACCTACTTGGCTCTGGGTACCCCAGGCGCTTCTGTAGCAGTGGGCGTTAACAAGCTCAAAGCAAAAGCGATCGCGATCGCTAACAACACCAGCGGTATCACCTACGGTGATTGCAGCAGCTTGATTTCGGAATTGAGTGGCTATTTTGATAAGGCTGCTGCTGCTGTTGCTTAA